In Acholeplasma equirhinis, the sequence ATGATGGTATTCGTCGATGAGTTTACAGGAGCTGATATTGGTAAAGCTTTAACCATCATTAACTATGTTGGTTTAGGTGCAGCATCGATTGTACTCCTACGTTTCTTAGGGGTTAGATTTATTGTTTACGTTCTATTAATTTCAACGACAACGGATATCTTTGCATATTTCTTTGGTATGGCATTTGGAAAACATAAATTGGCTCCAAGAATTAGTCCAAAGAAATCTTGGGAAGGTGCAATTGCAGGTACTGTCTTTGGTACATTAATTGCAGCAGCATTTGCTATTTACTATGGTGAAATCTTTAGACCGGATGGTATCTTTGGTGAAATTTTAAACCCATCGAACTATCAAACAATCTTCGATAACTTTACATCACTTGGTGATCAACCAAGATGGATCCAGGCATTAATTATTTTACCAATTACGCTACTTGGTTCTGTATCCGCACAAATTGGTGATTTAGTCGCATCTAAATTTAAGCGTACATATCAAATTAAAGATTTTGGTAATATTATGCCAGGACACGGTGGTGTGCTTGACAGATTTGATTCATTCTTATTTATCGGATTACTATTCTTAAGTATCTTTATCATAATCACACAAGCTTATCCACTTGCATAAGGAGTTTTATTCATGGAAATTATGTCATTAATCTGGAGTATCTTAGTATTCCTCATTGTCTTAACCGCAATTATTACAATTC encodes:
- a CDS encoding phosphatidate cytidylyltransferase, whose protein sequence is MKQRIITALILITLLIPVTVINHPIAFNIFQVLVFAFVIIGAFEMLSMFEKEKKMHLGVKITIVILTILTYMNVGGLVEPLNPITLPDFHLITIRINPVVVIGVVTLTLLAMMVFVDEFTGADIGKALTIINYVGLGAASIVLLRFLGVRFIVYVLLISTTTDIFAYFFGMAFGKHKLAPRISPKKSWEGAIAGTVFGTLIAAAFAIYYGEIFRPDGIFGEILNPSNYQTIFDNFTSLGDQPRWIQALIILPITLLGSVSAQIGDLVASKFKRTYQIKDFGNIMPGHGGVLDRFDSFLFIGLLFLSIFIIITQAYPLA